Below is a genomic region from Campylobacter concisus.
TTAAATTTCTCATATTCGTTTGAAGCAACACTTTCTGCACTAGTGTTCTTTGATCTTGCATACATTAAAAGGGTTAGCTCTTTAAGTCTTTCTTTTATGAGTGCTTTTATACTCTCACTATCTTTACCCACTCTTTCAAAATCCACAAAATACTCTTTATGCTCTCCAGTGCTTGAGATATCATTTAAGGCAGCACTGCTTAGCTTAGTCTTTGCACTATCACTTGGTAGTGGTCTAGAACTACGCAAAAATCCCATGAAAAGAGCTTCTTTGCTATAACCTTCATCTGCTTGATATACAGACATATCAGGGTTAAAGCTAAACTCATCACCTGCTTCGCTCATCGTAAAATCAACCTCTTTTACTATGAGCCTAACTCCTGCACTTGAAAGCTCTTTACTTAGAGACTTAGCGCTATTTAGCTCATCGCTGCTAGAGTAGATGTTTGAGATAGTAGAGTTTGATAGATCTTTTAGCAAGTATCCTTTGGCATCATAGCGAGTGCCTTTTGTGCTATAACCTTTTGGTAGTTTGCCTATATCTGCAAGGGTGTAGCTCTTTTTATCATCGCCTAAAGCAGAGGTCATTTGATCAAATAGTCTGTAGTAGTGCTTTATGGTGTCAGCCATATCGATGTTGTCAAAGATCTTTATCTGCTCGTCCTTGCTCTTGATGCGGTTTAGCACATGGTTACGCTCGGCAAATCTACTAAGCTCATCAAGCGTGCTTTTGTGAATTTTAAAGTCCTGTGGCAAGCCTGCAGCTTTGTTAAAGTCAGCTCCCATAAAACCAGCTTTATCCACTGTGTAGCCATAAGCTTGAAGGTCACTGAAATTTAAAGAGATGAGGCTGTTTTGAGAGGGAATAGTATAAGTAAATTTAGCTGGCTCTTGGAGTAATAGAATTAAGGAGAACACTTAATCACTATATTAGTGAAATATGTACTTCTTAATTCTTTTTTATTTAAGAAACTAAGAGAAAGGGGGTAAAAATGAGGAATTATGAAAAGATAACAGCACTCTATGAGAGATTAAGTCGTGATGATGAACTTCAAGGAGAAAGCAATTCTATTGTAAATCAAAAGAAAATCCTTGAAGAATATGCAGGTAAAAATAATTTAAGCAACATCATACATTTTACAAATGATGGAATAAGCGGAACACAGTTTGATAGACCGGGCTTTATGGCAATGATGAACGGAGTTAATCAAGGTAATATAATAGGTTGTATAATCGTAAAAGATATGAGTAGACTTGGCAGAGACTATCTTAAAGTCGGTCAATGTATGAAAATCTTAAGACAAAAGGGAGTTAGGCTCATTGCTATCAATGATAATGTAGATAGCTTTTATAGAGAAGATGATTTTACCCCTTTTAGAAATATTATGAATGAATGGTATACAAGAGATACTTCAAGAAAAATACAATCTACATTCAGGTCAAAGGGGGAAAGCGGAAAGCATACGGCAAGCTCTCCACCTTATGGATATATCAAAGATGAAAAAGACAAAGATAAGTGGATTGTAGATGAAAAAGCAGCGGAGATAGTAAGGAGAATATTCAATCTGACCATGCAAGGCAATGGTCCGTATCGAATAGCAAAGATATTGGAA
It encodes:
- a CDS encoding Cj0814 family flagellar-dependent secreted protein, producing the protein MFSLILLLQEPAKFTYTIPSQNSLISLNFSDLQAYGYTVDKAGFMGADFNKAAGLPQDFKIHKSTLDELSRFAERNHVLNRIKSKDEQIKIFDNIDMADTIKHYYRLFDQMTSALGDDKKSYTLADIGKLPKGYSTKGTRYDAKGYLLKDLSNSTISNIYSSSDELNSAKSLSKELSSAGVRLIVKEVDFTMSEAGDEFSFNPDMSVYQADEGYSKEALFMGFLRSSRPLPSDSAKTKLSSAALNDISSTGEHKEYFVDFERVGKDSESIKALIKERLKELTLLMYARSKNTSAESVASNEYEKFKPTSEDINSLANSWSERISSISKTFV